A region from the Malus domestica chromosome 07, GDT2T_hap1 genome encodes:
- the LOC103420782 gene encoding silicon efflux transporter LSI2-like, whose protein sequence is MAMPSPVKVVLGSIAFAVFWVLAVFPAIPFLPIGRTAGSLLGAMLTVVFRVLTPDQAYAAIDLPIIGLLFGTMVVSIYLERADMFKYLGKLLMWKTQGAKDLLCRICLISAVSSALFTNDTSCVVLTEFVLEVAGQHNLPPHPFLLALASSANIGSAATPIGNPQNLVIAVQSKISFGTFVIGILPAMLVGVCVNALILLCMFWRLLSVQMDEEDPATLTHSTSLNSQEMNSRLETPTVQSSLNVNVSIGNFETLRNRLPSSENEVNKVPSGVIESARISSASKEEINDLSSHKRDETIPSKRSPSNDRQTDAFPTESLEGKEHLTTRWKRILWKSGVYLITIGMLIALLMGLNMSWCAITAALALVVLDFTDARPSLEKVSYSLLIFFCGMFITVNGFNKTGIPSDLWDFMEPHAQIDRASGIYVLAVTILVLSNLASNVPTVLLLGGRVAASAALISAAEEKKAWLLLAWVSTVAGNLSLLGSAANLIVCEQARQSPQLAYTLSFWSHLKFGVPSTLIVTAIGLTLIR, encoded by the exons ATGGCAATGCCTTCTCCAGTCAAAGTGGTTCTTGGCTCGATTGCTTTTGCAGTCTTTTGGGTGTTGGCTGTGTTTCCGGCTATCCCTTTCTTGCCAATCGGTAGGACTGCAGGGTCCCTCCTCGGGGCAATGCTTACGGTTGTTTTCCGAGTCTTAACTCCTGATCAAGCATACGCTGCTATTGATCTCCCAATCATTGGTCTTCTGTTTGGGACAATGGTTGTGAGTATCTATCTCGAAAGAGCAGATATGTTCAAGTATTTGGGCAAGTTGCTCATGTGGAAAACTCAAGGGGCAAAGGACTTGCTCTGTCGAATCTGTTTGATTTCTGCAGTTTCGAGCGCTCTCTTCACCAATGACACCTCTTGCGTGGTTTTGACCGAGTTTGTTTTAGAAGTTGCAGGACAACATAACCTCCCACCTCATCCTTTCCTACTCGCCCTTGCCTCGAGTGCAAACATTGGGTCTGCAGCAACCCCGATTGGCAATCCTCAAAACCTTGTTATAGCTGTTCAGAGTAAGATATCTTTTGGGACATTTGTGATTGGAATTCTCCCTGCGATGCTTGTGGGAGTTTGTGTGAATGCTTTGATTCTTCTATGTATGTTCTGGAGATTGTTGTCTGTCCAGATGGATGAGGAAGATCCAGCTACATTAACACATAGTACATCCTTAAACTCTCAAGAAATGAACTCTAGATTGGAAACCCCGACTGTGCAAAGTTCTCTGAATGTTAATGTGAGCATAGGTAATTTCGAGACTCTTAGAAACCGCTTACCTTCTAGCGAGAATGAAGTAAACAAGGTTCCTAGTGGCGTGATAGAGTCAGCAAGAATTTCAAGTGCATCAAAAGAGGAGATAAATGATTTGTCTTCTCATAAAAGGGACGAAACAATCCCATCAAAAAGGTCTCCATCGAACGATAGACAAACAGATGCATTTCCTACGGAGTCATTGGAAGGGAAGGAACATCTGACCACAAGATGGAAAAGGATATTGTGGAAATCTGGTGTTTACCTTATTACTATAGGAATGCTGATTGCACTGCTTATGGGCCTCAATATGTCGTGGTGTGCGATTACTGCTGCACTTGCTCTGGTTGTTCTTGACTTCACGGATGCCCGTCCAAGCCTAGAAAAG GTTTCCTATTCACTCTTGATTTTCTTCTGCGGaatgtttataaccgtcaatgGATTCAACAAGACCGGCATTCCAAGCGATCTTTGGGACTTCATGGAGCCGCATGCGCAAATTGATCGTGCTAGCGGCATATATGTTCTTGCAGTCACCATACTTGTGCTGTCAAATTTGGCTTCAAATGTACCAACTG TTTTGTTGCTTGGAGGGCGGGTGGCAGCGTCGGCGGCCCTAATCTCTGCCGCGGAGGAGAAGAAGGCGTGGCTCCTATTAGCTTGGGTGAGCACCGTGGCCGGAAACCTGTCGCTTTTGGGATCAGCAGCCAACTTGATAGTGTGCGAGCAGGCTCGCCAATCTCCACAACTTGCCTACACATTGTCCTTCTGGAGCCATCTGAAATTTGGAGTCCCCTCCACACTTATAGTCACTGCTATTGGTTTAACACTAATTAGATGA